One window of Bacteroides sp. AN502(2024) genomic DNA carries:
- the greA gene encoding transcription elongation factor GreA: MAYMSEEGYKKLMAELKELETVERPKISAAIAEARDKGDLSENAEYDAAKEAQGMLEMRINKLKATIADAKIIDESKLNTDSIQILNKVELKNVKNGMKMIYTIVSESEANLKEGKISVNTPIAQGLLGKKVGDIAEITVPQGKIALEVVSISI, translated from the coding sequence ATGGCTTATATGTCAGAAGAAGGTTACAAGAAACTGATGGCGGAACTGAAGGAACTGGAAACAGTGGAACGCCCGAAGATCTCGGCGGCAATAGCCGAAGCCAGAGATAAAGGAGACTTGTCTGAAAACGCTGAATACGACGCAGCAAAAGAGGCGCAAGGTATGCTTGAAATGCGTATCAACAAATTGAAAGCTACCATTGCAGATGCAAAAATCATCGATGAATCTAAATTAAACACAGATTCCATACAGATTTTAAATAAGGTGGAACTAAAGAATGTAAAGAATGGCATGAAGATGATTTATACCATCGTTTCAGAAAGTGAAGCAAACCTGAAGGAAGGAAAGATTTCCGTTAACACTCCGATTGCACAAGGTCTGCTTGGCAAGAAAGTGGGTGATATAGCAGAAATCACTGTTCCACAAGGTAAAATTGCACTGGAAGTAGTAAGCATATCAATTTAA